Proteins found in one Moritella sp. Urea-trap-13 genomic segment:
- a CDS encoding glutaredoxin family protein encodes MTKFAFYTTEGCHLCEQAWALIIAQDLVTAMTQVEIIHDEADVARYGIRIPVIKNNDTGKDIGWPFDAAELADFIKKY; translated from the coding sequence ATGACTAAGTTTGCATTCTACACAACAGAAGGTTGTCATTTGTGTGAACAAGCTTGGGCACTTATTATTGCTCAAGACTTAGTAACCGCAATGACACAAGTTGAAATTATTCACGATGAAGCGGATGTTGCACGTTATGGCATTCGTATTCCGGTGATCAAGAACAACGACACTGGTAAGGACATCGGTTGGCCATTTGATGCTGCAGAATTAGCCGACTTTATCAAAAAATACTGA
- a CDS encoding ABC transporter ATP-binding protein, producing the protein MAVITLQNACLAFGDLPLLNHADAVFERKERVCLVGRNGAGKSTMMKVIGGEIQLDDGVLRVEQDAVVSRLEQDPPKVSGVTIFDFVAGGLADIGQVLKDYHHQAILVGEDYSEKALNKLMRLQEELDNRNGWEFEQNIEQVLTRLDLDADMMLDDLSGGWLRRAALARALASKPDILLLDEPTNHLDIESILWLEEFLKDFAGTIIFVSHDRSFIRSMATRIIDIDRGNLMSFPGNYDEYIVGKEEALRVEDEQNALFDKRLAQEEVWIRQGVKARRTRNEGRVKALKEMRNERSDRLNVQGKAKISVDETSRSGKRIFEGEDVSYGFENKQIVKDFTFNIMRGDKIAFVGPNGCGKSTLIKLLLEELQPQAGIIKCGTKLEVSYFDQHRTELDLEKTVIDNLADGKQEVVVNGKPRHALGYLQDFLFHPQRARTPVKVLSGGERNRLLLAKLFLKPSNLLIMDEPTNDLDIETLELLEELLANYQGTLLLVSHDRNFIDNTVESCWMFDGEGNITNFVGGYHDAKNQQANTISMSATPKAAVVEKSVKKEKPAKAVKTKKLPYNIQVELEKLPAKMEQLEALVETMQAEINQPEFFNKPADESKAMLEKLASKEQELEIAFARWEELEEMKG; encoded by the coding sequence GTGGCTGTTATCACGTTACAAAATGCTTGTCTTGCCTTTGGCGACCTGCCGTTATTAAATCATGCTGATGCTGTATTTGAACGCAAAGAACGCGTATGTCTTGTCGGTCGTAATGGTGCAGGCAAATCGACAATGATGAAAGTTATTGGTGGTGAAATTCAACTTGACGATGGTGTTCTTAGAGTAGAACAAGATGCAGTTGTTTCTCGTTTAGAGCAAGATCCACCAAAAGTAAGTGGCGTGACCATTTTTGATTTTGTTGCGGGTGGTCTAGCTGACATCGGCCAAGTGCTAAAAGACTACCATCACCAAGCGATCCTTGTGGGTGAAGATTACAGCGAAAAAGCATTAAATAAATTGATGCGTTTACAAGAAGAACTTGATAACCGTAACGGTTGGGAGTTTGAGCAAAATATTGAACAAGTACTGACACGTTTAGATTTAGACGCTGATATGATGCTTGATGATTTGTCGGGCGGTTGGTTACGCCGTGCAGCATTAGCACGTGCACTAGCAAGCAAGCCTGATATTTTATTACTTGATGAACCAACCAACCACTTGGATATTGAATCTATCTTGTGGTTAGAAGAGTTCTTAAAAGATTTCGCCGGTACTATTATCTTCGTAAGCCATGATAGAAGTTTCATTCGTTCTATGGCAACACGTATTATTGATATCGACCGCGGTAACTTAATGTCTTTCCCTGGTAACTACGATGAATACATCGTTGGTAAAGAAGAAGCACTACGTGTTGAAGACGAACAAAACGCATTATTTGATAAGCGTTTAGCACAAGAAGAAGTGTGGATCCGTCAAGGTGTTAAAGCCCGTCGTACACGTAACGAAGGTCGCGTTAAAGCACTGAAAGAAATGCGTAACGAACGTAGTGATCGTTTGAACGTACAAGGTAAAGCAAAAATTAGCGTTGATGAAACATCACGTTCAGGTAAACGTATCTTTGAAGGCGAAGACGTATCTTACGGTTTCGAGAACAAGCAAATTGTTAAAGACTTTACCTTTAACATCATGCGTGGCGATAAAATTGCATTCGTTGGTCCAAACGGTTGTGGTAAGAGTACATTAATCAAGTTATTGCTTGAAGAGTTACAACCACAAGCTGGTATCATCAAATGTGGTACTAAATTAGAAGTATCTTACTTCGATCAACATCGTACAGAGCTCGATCTTGAAAAAACAGTAATCGACAATCTGGCTGACGGTAAACAAGAAGTAGTTGTTAATGGTAAACCGCGTCATGCACTTGGTTACTTACAAGACTTCTTATTCCACCCACAACGTGCTCGTACACCGGTAAAAGTATTGTCTGGTGGTGAACGTAATCGTCTATTATTAGCTAAATTATTCCTAAAACCATCTAATCTTTTGATTATGGATGAACCAACCAATGATTTAGATATCGAAACATTGGAACTTTTAGAAGAATTACTTGCCAATTATCAGGGTACATTATTATTAGTAAGCCATGATCGTAACTTTATCGATAACACAGTAGAAAGTTGCTGGATGTTTGATGGCGAAGGTAACATCACTAACTTTGTTGGTGGTTACCATGATGCTAAGAATCAACAAGCAAATACAATATCTATGTCAGCAACACCAAAAGCTGCTGTCGTTGAAAAATCAGTAAAAAAAGAGAAACCAGCTAAAGCAGTTAAGACAAAAAAACTGCCGTATAACATACAAGTTGAACTCGAAAAACTGCCTGCAAAAATGGAGCAACTAGAAGCATTAGTTGAAACAATGCAAGCTGAAATCAATCAACCTGAATTCTTCAATAAGCCAGCTGATGAATCGAAAGCAATGCTTGAAAAACTTGCGAGTAAAGAGCAAGAACTTGAGATCGCTTTCGCTCGTTGGGAAGAGCTTGAAGAAATGAAAGGCTAA
- a CDS encoding DUF3466 family protein, which produces MLLKKTKLAGIISLLFCSNAMAVDISDPPIAVLEDSSRFGPFVSAMDTSSAAVATTNVATYTNTYAQSFTYDIGAPWTYNEYCVYDSDVCEMFWDGSKTDGSDGLYIWRRNILNTYGGSYVSDSTTSIINAAAADPVELTQSRKITAMDADVPVGYGTTNAQFVRRGFYGDDSLTPLFKDNGGFSSAHDATQVLVESTDVSLAGVEFNKKLIVGQSSVDWPNANGSSGRFNACFNAGPDDDRFDYDDLYYCPGFNLQASYWTADDTVTAKIFTTKWINGLSGSESDATYIANAYAINTSGFAVGFSTQNIFSGDSGGRARATIFVPKVTGDVATPTLSYSMSEILKPKTDTGSDYNDIIRDTVAIDITDNTYNAGVFTKLVTNVDTPEQAFIVVGNRTYNQPQNRSYATEFYTYDVKTGETRYPFQANPIKGANSQVSKINNDGLVIGWRDARGQTSPTAEGSARFQSAFIYDYKNKKSAYLDDLYCNDIEDSEVKYRFTNAISITDNNNSDSYTIVANGFDYKNVENYKNRVGSTPVVLSMTVTKAELDAFDNSSQCPIKANEDYERSGGGMGWFVLLPTMMLLFRRFKR; this is translated from the coding sequence ATGCTTTTAAAAAAGACTAAATTAGCAGGGATTATTAGTCTCTTATTCTGCTCGAATGCAATGGCGGTTGACATTAGTGATCCGCCTATTGCAGTTCTAGAAGACAGCAGTAGGTTTGGACCATTTGTATCAGCTATGGATACATCTAGTGCAGCAGTCGCTACTACAAACGTAGCGACTTATACGAATACTTATGCACAGTCATTTACCTATGATATAGGTGCACCTTGGACATATAACGAATATTGTGTATATGACTCTGATGTTTGTGAAATGTTTTGGGATGGCTCAAAGACAGATGGTAGTGATGGCCTTTATATTTGGCGTCGTAATATTCTAAATACGTATGGCGGCAGTTATGTATCGGATAGTACAACGTCTATTATTAATGCCGCTGCAGCTGACCCTGTAGAGTTAACTCAATCACGTAAAATAACCGCCATGGATGCTGATGTTCCAGTTGGTTATGGAACTACTAACGCTCAGTTTGTTCGACGTGGTTTTTATGGCGATGATTCATTAACCCCTTTATTCAAAGATAACGGTGGTTTTAGCTCTGCGCATGATGCAACTCAAGTCTTAGTTGAATCTACAGATGTATCTTTAGCTGGCGTTGAATTTAATAAAAAGTTAATTGTTGGTCAATCAAGTGTCGACTGGCCTAATGCTAATGGGTCTTCTGGTCGTTTTAATGCATGTTTTAATGCAGGACCTGATGATGATCGTTTTGACTATGACGATTTGTATTATTGCCCTGGCTTTAATTTACAAGCTTCTTATTGGACCGCTGATGATACTGTCACAGCTAAAATATTTACGACTAAGTGGATCAATGGTTTATCTGGCAGTGAAAGTGATGCTACTTACATTGCTAATGCTTATGCGATAAACACATCTGGTTTTGCTGTAGGATTTTCAACTCAAAATATTTTCAGTGGTGATAGTGGTGGTCGTGCTCGTGCGACTATATTTGTGCCTAAAGTTACTGGTGATGTAGCAACACCAACACTGTCTTATAGTATGTCTGAAATATTGAAGCCTAAGACTGATACTGGTAGTGATTATAACGATATTATTCGTGATACCGTTGCAATTGATATTACTGATAATACCTATAACGCTGGAGTGTTCACAAAGTTAGTTACAAATGTCGACACGCCAGAGCAAGCCTTTATCGTTGTCGGCAACCGTACGTATAACCAACCACAAAACAGAAGTTATGCAACTGAGTTTTATACTTATGATGTAAAAACTGGTGAGACGCGTTACCCATTTCAAGCTAATCCTATTAAAGGTGCTAACTCACAAGTTAGTAAAATTAATAATGATGGTTTAGTTATTGGTTGGCGTGATGCTAGAGGACAAACAAGCCCAACAGCAGAAGGCTCAGCACGTTTCCAAAGTGCATTCATCTATGATTATAAGAATAAAAAATCTGCTTATTTAGATGATTTATATTGTAACGATATCGAGGATAGTGAAGTTAAGTATCGTTTTACTAACGCAATCAGCATTACTGACAATAATAATAGTGACTCGTACACTATCGTCGCTAATGGTTTTGATTATAAAAACGTTGAAAACTATAAGAACAGAGTTGGTTCAACTCCAGTTGTATTATCAATGACTGTCACTAAAGCCGAATTGGATGCTTTTGATAATTCATCGCAATGCCCAATTAAAGCGAATGAAGACTACGAACGAAGTGGGGGAGGCATGGGTTGGTTTGTATTACTACCAACTATGATGCTTTTATTCCGCCGTTTCAAACGTTAA